A window of Chitinispirillales bacterium ANBcel5 contains these coding sequences:
- the fliM gene encoding flagellar motor switch protein FliM → MSDILSQEEVDALLNAVSNGDDPELGSVDSEENSVEDNSGSYESSTGSEKSLFLYDFRRPDRVSKDQMRTLQNLHEGFARQFSTSLTNFLRTFVEIELVSVDQLTYSEFVMSISNPSCIYVFKMEPLEGTAIVEINPSLVFFIIDRLFGGQGRPSEQNRELTLIERNVIHRIVERSLSDLRDIWEHIGSFNPKIEAYETNPQFIQIAPPGETVILISLEVRMQNASGLMSICFPYLLLESVINNLSGDNWMASQSSPTDETRTMLEEEMRDIDLTLSTLIGKTSLKIRDLLQLQHGDVLCLNKHQDSDLIVQVEGKTKMAGRSGVIGRKKAVKITKILEEEVPGCDE, encoded by the coding sequence GTGAGTGATATTCTTTCCCAAGAAGAAGTAGATGCCCTGCTTAATGCCGTATCAAACGGTGATGATCCTGAATTGGGGTCAGTAGACAGCGAGGAGAATAGTGTAGAGGACAATAGCGGCAGCTACGAGAGTTCTACTGGCTCTGAAAAATCTCTTTTTTTGTACGATTTCAGAAGACCCGACAGGGTTTCAAAAGATCAGATGCGTACGCTTCAGAATTTGCATGAAGGGTTTGCCAGACAGTTTTCCACTTCACTAACAAATTTTCTTAGAACGTTTGTTGAAATAGAGTTGGTTAGCGTTGATCAGCTTACCTATTCAGAATTTGTCATGTCTATTTCTAATCCAAGTTGTATATACGTATTTAAAATGGAGCCTCTTGAGGGGACCGCTATTGTGGAGATAAATCCCTCACTGGTCTTTTTCATAATTGATAGATTGTTTGGCGGTCAGGGCAGGCCTTCAGAGCAAAACAGAGAACTCACTCTTATAGAACGTAATGTGATCCATCGTATTGTTGAGCGTAGTTTAAGCGACCTAAGGGATATTTGGGAGCATATTGGATCATTTAATCCTAAAATTGAAGCCTACGAGACAAACCCGCAGTTTATTCAAATAGCACCGCCGGGGGAGACGGTTATTTTAATCTCACTAGAAGTTCGTATGCAGAATGCTTCTGGTTTGATGAGTATTTGTTTTCCATATCTTTTACTTGAGAGTGTTATAAATAACCTCTCTGGTGACAACTGGATGGCTTCACAAAGCAGTCCCACAGATGAAACAAGAACTATGCTTGAAGAGGAGATGAGGGACATTGATCTAACTCTCTCAACTCTTATTGGAAAAACAAGTTTAAAAATAAGGGACTTGTTACAACTTCAACATGGAGATGTCTTGTGTTTAAATAAACACCAGGATAGTGATCTGATTGTACAGGTTGAAGGTAAAACAAAAATGGCTGGACGTTCGGGTGTTATTGGAAGAAAAAAGGCAGTGAAAATAACTAAAATTCTTGAAGAGGAGGTACCGGGCTGCGATGAGTGA
- the fliN gene encoding flagellar motor switch protein FliN has product MSDYLSQDQIDSLLSGAINEDESEESSSQDSSVEHYAALATMFDLFCEQAGSVVSTVLNKTFEITAEMCQKADFSTIQEKMKAVVVSLSLSFRSGITGDMYLIMHKKDVAMLSDLMMMGDGSADYNEDHKDAIGELFNQVMGAFSTALGEQISQSVSCGSVEVTEFDLEDPPFPPDSLDMAVAKVKIEEMLDSYVALLIPEEIATQLSTKLPSVDSSEENDNVGLNMAELDELSNVASNFNDTNGAVDQFRESAVSGAAVEGRENIELLLDVELDVSIELGRSSMSIKRILDLAPGAVVELERMAGEPVDLLVNDKVVARGEVVVVDENFGIRIVSLVSAEDRIKSLR; this is encoded by the coding sequence ATGAGTGATTACCTATCTCAAGACCAAATCGACAGTTTACTGTCCGGTGCAATAAATGAGGATGAAAGCGAAGAATCAAGTTCTCAGGATTCTTCTGTTGAACATTATGCTGCTTTGGCTACAATGTTTGATCTTTTTTGTGAACAAGCAGGGAGTGTTGTTTCAACGGTTTTAAATAAAACCTTTGAAATTACTGCCGAGATGTGTCAAAAGGCAGACTTTTCCACCATTCAGGAAAAGATGAAGGCTGTTGTCGTCTCGCTTTCACTTTCCTTTCGCTCTGGGATTACCGGAGATATGTACCTCATTATGCATAAAAAAGATGTTGCGATGCTCTCTGATCTGATGATGATGGGCGATGGGAGTGCAGATTATAATGAGGATCACAAAGACGCTATAGGTGAGCTCTTTAATCAGGTAATGGGAGCCTTTTCTACTGCTTTAGGTGAACAGATTTCTCAAAGCGTCTCCTGTGGTTCGGTTGAAGTTACGGAGTTTGATCTAGAAGATCCGCCCTTTCCCCCTGATTCTCTCGATATGGCGGTTGCGAAGGTGAAAATTGAGGAGATGCTTGATTCTTATGTGGCACTTCTAATTCCTGAAGAAATTGCCACTCAACTCTCAACTAAATTGCCTTCAGTGGACAGTAGTGAAGAAAATGACAATGTCGGGCTCAATATGGCTGAGCTTGATGAACTTTCCAATGTGGCATCCAATTTTAATGATACCAATGGTGCTGTGGATCAGTTCAGGGAAAGTGCGGTTTCAGGTGCGGCAGTGGAAGGCAGGGAAAATATTGAACTGCTGCTTGATGTTGAGCTTGATGTAAGTATTGAACTTGGGAGATCAAGTATGTCAATAAAAAGAATACTTGATCTTGCTCCCGGAGCAGTGGTGGAACTTGAGAGAATGGCCGGAGAACCGGTGGATCTTCTGGTTAATGATAAAGTAGTTGCCAGGGGTGAGGTTGTTGTGGTTGATGAAAATTTTGGTATACGAATAGTTTCGCTTGTTTCTGCTGAAGATCGGATAAAAAGTTTAAGATAG
- a CDS encoding flagellar biosynthetic protein FliO, with product MILKIGAVLVIVIVSGFTCLVSGDQDIGKFEIDKVNQAISGVGNPVDSDGYGTVEMSDSQNNYPFVVIRIIGYLVLISALIFIVAWFIRKAGLAGASRVGGGCMDILEVLSFGQNRNTILVRVMDTVYLLGQTPGSIVLLEKIEGQKAIDLIASSKGGTSIVQFKDAFNNFLGKIKKSS from the coding sequence ATGATTCTTAAAATTGGTGCGGTTTTAGTCATAGTAATTGTATCTGGATTCACTTGTCTTGTTTCAGGTGATCAGGATATTGGAAAATTTGAGATCGATAAAGTGAATCAAGCGATTTCCGGAGTGGGCAATCCGGTAGATAGTGATGGGTATGGTACGGTAGAAATGTCCGACTCGCAGAACAATTATCCATTTGTGGTTATAAGGATTATTGGCTATCTGGTTTTAATTTCTGCCTTAATATTCATTGTTGCCTGGTTTATTCGAAAAGCCGGACTTGCTGGCGCCTCAAGGGTTGGTGGTGGATGTATGGATATTCTTGAAGTTCTCTCCTTTGGACAAAACAGAAATACGATTCTTGTGAGGGTAATGGATACCGTGTATTTACTTGGCCAAACGCCGGGTTCAATTGTATTACTTGAGAAAATTGAAGGACAAAAAGCCATAGATTTAATTGCATCCAGTAAGGGTGGTACTTCAATCGTGCAGTTTAAGGATGCTTTCAATAACTTTTTAGGAAAGATAAAGAAATCATCATGA
- the fliP gene encoding flagellar type III secretion system pore protein FliP (The bacterial flagellar biogenesis protein FliP forms a type III secretion system (T3SS)-type pore required for flagellar assembly.) has translation MTIGKFVLSPLSISEKYRGDLNKKKRNITFNSCNVKHVFVTMIILLGPAIHALQAQTLPRLSLSVADTNNPGEVAVALQVLFLITILALAPSILIMVTSFIRIVIVLSFLRRALGTQTMPPDQIMIGLSLFLTFFVMMPVFTEMNETAIQPYIAEEIEWKDALDAASSPIRNFMLRQVSEKDVALFVRISGMPPPRNVDDLPFEVIVPAFITSELKTGFIIGFLLFIPFLVIDMIVASVLLSMGMMMLPPVMISMPFKIILFVLVDGWHLIVRQLIVSFH, from the coding sequence ATGACCATCGGAAAGTTTGTACTGTCTCCCTTATCGATATCGGAAAAGTACAGGGGGGACTTAAATAAAAAAAAGAGAAATATAACCTTTAACTCTTGCAATGTAAAACATGTATTTGTGACCATGATAATCCTACTTGGCCCTGCGATTCATGCCCTTCAGGCACAGACGCTTCCCAGGCTCAGTTTATCGGTTGCAGATACTAACAATCCGGGAGAAGTCGCAGTTGCCCTTCAGGTGTTATTTTTAATTACTATTCTTGCACTTGCGCCCTCTATTCTTATTATGGTGACATCATTTATAAGAATAGTTATTGTGCTGTCATTTTTACGTCGTGCGCTTGGAACTCAGACTATGCCTCCCGATCAAATAATGATAGGTCTGTCTTTGTTTCTCACTTTTTTCGTGATGATGCCTGTTTTCACAGAAATGAATGAAACGGCAATTCAGCCCTATATTGCAGAGGAAATTGAGTGGAAGGATGCGCTTGATGCTGCAAGCAGCCCGATAAGAAATTTTATGTTAAGACAAGTAAGTGAAAAAGATGTAGCTTTGTTTGTGAGGATTTCGGGTATGCCGCCACCCAGAAATGTAGATGACCTTCCATTTGAGGTTATTGTTCCGGCTTTTATAACAAGCGAGTTGAAGACGGGATTTATTATTGGGTTTTTGCTCTTTATTCCATTTCTGGTAATAGATATGATAGTAGCAAGTGTTCTCCTGTCAATGGGTATGATGATGCTTCCACCGGTTATGATTTCTATGCCTTTTAAAATCATCCTTTTCGTTTTGGTGGATGGCTGGCATCTGATTGTACGTCAGTTGATTGTTTCATTCCACTGA
- the fliQ gene encoding flagellar biosynthesis protein FliQ, whose amino-acid sequence MEPSVVVDIGRHALWITLLISGPLLLVGLFIGLCVGIFQAVTQIHEMTLTFIPKILGIVTVLILLMPWMILKLIEYTYSLFDLIGRVGR is encoded by the coding sequence ATGGAACCATCTGTTGTAGTAGATATAGGACGCCATGCACTCTGGATTACACTTTTGATTTCGGGACCCTTACTTTTGGTTGGACTTTTTATTGGCTTATGTGTGGGAATATTTCAGGCTGTTACTCAAATTCATGAAATGACTCTTACTTTTATTCCAAAAATTCTTGGTATCGTAACTGTACTTATATTACTAATGCCCTGGATGATTTTGAAGCTTATTGAGTACACCTATAGTCTATTTGATCTTATAGGCAGAGTCGGGCGTTGA
- the fliR gene encoding flagellar biosynthetic protein FliR: MQDLALSIEHVQYVVLIFVRISTIMALLPIFGASYVPTQLKVALSLLLSIALFSTLLASGLPDLASEFSLGMFILMVIKEAAVGLAIGFASSFLFTAVQFAGRLIDTEMGFGFVELADPFSGDQVTALGQFQVIIFTILFLLFNGHYFLLLSIQRSFDVIPLMAAEFNTQGLSIHITSMISNIFILAIRLSAPIFVTLILTEISMGIVARTVPQINIFFVGLPLKVLVGLGTLFIALPMLAALFRSMVDQLIQDIWRLLYLMA, from the coding sequence ATGCAGGATCTGGCTTTATCAATTGAACATGTGCAGTATGTTGTGCTGATTTTTGTGCGAATTAGCACAATTATGGCTTTGTTACCTATTTTTGGGGCTAGCTATGTTCCCACACAGCTAAAAGTTGCTTTATCACTTCTACTGTCAATTGCACTCTTTTCGACACTTTTAGCATCAGGACTTCCAGATTTAGCGAGTGAATTTTCCCTGGGAATGTTTATTTTGATGGTTATCAAAGAAGCTGCGGTTGGGTTAGCAATTGGTTTCGCCTCATCTTTTCTCTTTACTGCGGTTCAGTTTGCAGGTCGATTGATTGACACGGAAATGGGGTTTGGTTTTGTTGAGCTTGCTGATCCATTTTCCGGGGACCAGGTAACTGCTCTGGGGCAATTTCAGGTAATTATTTTTACTATTCTGTTTTTACTCTTCAACGGACATTACTTTCTGTTACTATCAATTCAGAGAAGTTTTGATGTTATTCCATTGATGGCGGCCGAATTTAACACCCAGGGGCTTTCAATTCACATAACCTCTATGATCAGCAATATTTTCATACTGGCCATCAGATTATCAGCACCTATTTTTGTAACACTGATTTTAACGGAAATATCAATGGGAATTGTAGCCAGGACCGTTCCTCAAATAAACATTTTCTTTGTTGGGTTACCTCTCAAGGTACTGGTGGGTTTAGGTACTTTATTTATTGCACTCCCGATGCTTGCGGCCCTCTTTAGGAGTATGGTTGACCAACTTATTCAGGATATATGGAGATTGTTGTACCTTATGGCATAA
- the flhB gene encoding flagellar biosynthesis protein FlhB, which yields MAEDTTEEKSEAPSEKRRQDSREKGTVAKSTEVNSVMVLLTALFMMRLTGPWLIDELVAGINEFFAFGNDISMSVELCVQVLRSMIFLALRTILPIVGSILVIGVIANIIQIGFLFTLQPLTPKLEKISPLSGAKRLFSMRSLVELMKNLFKLIIIGTVAYLTIRGEYDRMLVLSDASVLVIWNFILEVAFKMILRVALVLILIAVLDYGYQRFEHEKKLKMTHQEVKEERKQMEGDPQIKSRVRALQREMARRRMMQEVPKATVVITNPTHIAIALRYEPSESEAPIVIAKGKKHSAEKIKQLANEHNVPIVEDKPLARAMYDKIEVGFEIPMEFFTAVAEIMAYVFKLKNKSAA from the coding sequence ATGGCTGAAGATACAACAGAAGAAAAATCGGAAGCCCCATCGGAGAAACGGCGACAGGATTCTCGTGAAAAGGGTACTGTAGCAAAGAGTACAGAAGTAAATTCTGTAATGGTACTTTTAACTGCTCTTTTTATGATGCGGCTTACCGGACCCTGGTTAATAGACGAACTTGTCGCTGGTATCAATGAATTCTTTGCCTTTGGCAATGATATTTCAATGAGTGTTGAATTGTGTGTACAAGTGCTTAGAAGTATGATATTTTTGGCCTTAAGAACAATTTTACCAATTGTTGGAAGTATTCTGGTCATAGGAGTAATAGCTAATATAATCCAGATTGGGTTTCTTTTTACATTACAGCCATTAACTCCAAAACTTGAAAAAATCAGCCCATTAAGTGGCGCGAAAAGACTTTTTTCAATGCGTTCACTTGTGGAGTTGATGAAAAATCTCTTTAAACTTATAATTATAGGCACTGTTGCATATTTAACCATACGGGGAGAGTATGACAGGATGCTTGTGCTTTCAGACGCCTCTGTTTTGGTTATCTGGAACTTCATTCTTGAAGTCGCCTTTAAAATGATTCTAAGGGTTGCACTGGTACTAATACTCATTGCTGTTTTGGATTACGGGTACCAGAGATTTGAGCATGAGAAGAAATTAAAGATGACTCATCAGGAAGTAAAGGAAGAGCGTAAGCAGATGGAGGGAGACCCGCAGATAAAATCACGTGTAAGAGCACTGCAAAGGGAAATGGCACGACGTAGAATGATGCAGGAAGTTCCTAAAGCAACGGTAGTTATAACTAACCCAACTCATATAGCCATAGCATTGCGATATGAGCCATCTGAAAGTGAAGCTCCGATTGTTATTGCAAAGGGTAAAAAACATTCAGCAGAAAAGATAAAGCAGCTTGCAAATGAGCACAATGTTCCTATTGTGGAAGATAAACCGCTGGCAAGAGCAATGTATGATAAAATAGAGGTTGGTTTTGAAATACCAATGGAATTTTTTACCGCTGTAGCGGAAATTATGGCATATGTATTTAAGCTCAAAAACAAAAGTGCAGCTTAA
- the flhA gene encoding flagellar biosynthesis protein FlhA, with product MKTTGIPSSLSGVMNSSVLGKLAAQRDLLIVLGVVGILIVMVIPIPTILMDLLLSLNLCLALIILLVSMYNKEALEFSVFPSLLLTVTLFRLSLNVATTRLILSQADAGQVVRVFGQFVTRGNMVVGFIIFLILVIIQFVVITKGAGRIAEVAARFTLDAMPGKQMAIDADLNAGLINEEQARNRRTQIAREADFYGAMDGASKFVRGDAIAGILITIINVIGGFIIGVAQMNLGFAESLSVYTMLTIGDGLVSQIPALMISTGAGILVSRAASQNDLGHEITHQLFSKPKVLGVAGGMMWFFAAIPGFPKIPFIVLGAISLSVAYIGYQRNKEEQKKLQEPQVENEPQEERVEDYLHVDPMELEIGYGLIPLVDAKQGGDLLDRITMIRRQLATELGIIIPPVRIRDNIQIKASEYRVKIRTIEVGKGELMSGAYLAMDSGTVTKKIRGVQTIEPAFGLPALWITESQKEDAELNGYTVVELPAVLATHLTEVIKRHGHELLTRQDVRTLIDNVKEHSATVVEELIPGLMSIGDIHKVLQNLLREKVSIRDLVLILETLANVAPKSKNPDILTEYVRNALAAQICETCKSEDGIVPVITLDPNLEAQLEGAIQETDGGIRFALSPSDVNRIISALTEQVESVRKTGELPIVICSPTIRIQLKRLTETSHPDLIVLSYNEIVPGIEIRSMGMITLDGK from the coding sequence ATGAAAACAACAGGAATACCATCTTCGCTTAGTGGGGTTATGAACTCCTCTGTGCTTGGCAAACTTGCCGCACAGCGAGATTTGCTTATAGTTCTTGGTGTGGTCGGAATACTAATAGTAATGGTTATTCCTATTCCAACCATACTTATGGATCTACTTCTCTCTTTAAACCTGTGTCTCGCGCTGATTATTCTTCTTGTATCTATGTACAACAAAGAGGCCCTGGAGTTCTCTGTTTTTCCTTCACTGTTACTAACAGTTACACTATTTAGATTATCCCTTAATGTTGCTACCACCCGTTTGATTCTTAGTCAGGCTGATGCTGGTCAGGTGGTAAGGGTATTCGGTCAGTTTGTAACAAGAGGAAATATGGTGGTGGGATTTATCATATTTCTCATTTTGGTAATCATTCAGTTTGTTGTTATTACAAAGGGCGCTGGAAGAATTGCTGAAGTTGCCGCAAGATTTACATTAGATGCTATGCCAGGTAAACAGATGGCTATTGATGCAGATCTAAATGCCGGATTAATCAACGAAGAGCAGGCAAGAAACCGTCGCACACAGATTGCAAGAGAAGCTGACTTTTACGGGGCAATGGATGGTGCTTCCAAATTTGTCAGAGGGGATGCAATAGCAGGTATTCTTATCACCATAATTAATGTAATCGGTGGTTTTATTATTGGTGTCGCTCAGATGAATTTGGGGTTTGCCGAATCGCTTTCTGTATATACTATGCTAACCATTGGAGATGGACTTGTTTCACAGATTCCAGCCCTGATGATATCAACCGGTGCGGGTATACTGGTAAGTAGAGCTGCTTCTCAAAATGATCTGGGACATGAGATTACTCATCAGCTTTTCTCAAAACCCAAAGTTCTTGGAGTAGCGGGAGGGATGATGTGGTTTTTTGCTGCAATACCAGGGTTTCCAAAAATTCCTTTCATAGTTCTTGGGGCAATCTCATTATCTGTTGCGTATATTGGCTACCAGCGCAATAAAGAGGAACAGAAAAAGTTGCAGGAACCACAGGTAGAAAATGAGCCCCAGGAGGAGAGAGTTGAGGACTATTTACATGTAGATCCCATGGAACTTGAAATAGGCTATGGTCTTATTCCACTGGTGGACGCAAAGCAGGGCGGAGATCTACTGGACCGAATTACGATGATACGACGTCAGTTAGCCACTGAGCTAGGAATAATCATTCCACCCGTGAGGATAAGGGACAATATTCAGATAAAGGCAAGTGAGTACAGGGTTAAGATAAGGACTATCGAAGTAGGTAAAGGTGAATTGATGAGTGGGGCCTACCTTGCAATGGATTCTGGTACAGTAACAAAGAAAATCCGAGGTGTGCAAACTATAGAACCTGCATTTGGACTTCCGGCTCTGTGGATTACTGAAAGTCAAAAAGAAGACGCAGAACTCAATGGATACACAGTTGTAGAGTTACCTGCTGTTCTGGCAACACATCTTACCGAAGTTATCAAACGACACGGTCATGAATTACTTACACGTCAGGATGTAAGAACTCTTATTGATAATGTCAAAGAACACAGTGCTACTGTGGTTGAAGAACTGATACCTGGTTTAATGAGTATAGGTGATATTCATAAGGTTTTACAAAATTTGCTTAGAGAAAAAGTTTCAATAAGGGACCTTGTATTAATCCTTGAGACGCTGGCAAATGTTGCACCTAAGAGTAAAAATCCTGATATATTAACTGAATATGTGAGAAACGCTTTGGCTGCTCAGATATGTGAAACCTGTAAAAGCGAAGATGGAATAGTACCGGTAATTACCCTTGATCCAAACCTTGAGGCGCAATTAGAAGGTGCAATTCAGGAAACCGATGGTGGTATCAGGTTTGCCCTGTCACCTTCAGATGTAAATAGAATTATCTCTGCTTTAACTGAACAGGTCGAATCTGTACGAAAAACAGGAGAATTACCTATTGTTATATGCTCGCCAACTATACGAATACAGCTTAAACGATTGACCGAAACATCTCATCCTGATCTCATTGTGCTTTCATATAACGAAATCGTACCTGGAATTGAAATCAGATCAATGGGAATGATTACACTTGATGGTAAATGA
- the flhF gene encoding flagellar biosynthesis protein FlhF, protein MRIKKYVAKSMREALLQIKDELGEEAIILKTRKIPKKVFGIAGQDEVEVTAAIDDANVRKENFPPLRVNEPGTYDRKPLETSLKNRIPPPELPELKAKEAYTGRVTEKITTRQYPPFERAKKQTPERDNLNNEGKEEIHELRENIKELKDLVKTILNDNTRAKKHDNVTNSGIGWEKVKQILLSSEVKDNLAQKLIASIQETGVLNGSELEQGMVKAIGAQFPVSGPLRLKKQKPLVVAFVGPTGSGKTTTLAKLAAHCKINKSKEVSIITADTYRIAAIEQIRMFADIVKVGLQVVFSPEEVAAALEVCGDDDVVFIDTAGRSQRNTEHMKDLTDLISVLRPDETHLVLSATTKDSDLMENIKYYRSLGVNRLLFTKLDETVKLGNIYNTVSESRVPVSYLTFGQSVPDDIELAKATTFVSRLMEGYRFE, encoded by the coding sequence ATGAGAATAAAAAAATATGTTGCAAAGAGTATGCGGGAAGCATTGCTTCAGATTAAAGATGAACTTGGAGAGGAAGCTATCATTTTAAAAACCAGAAAGATTCCCAAAAAAGTATTTGGGATTGCTGGTCAGGATGAGGTTGAGGTTACCGCTGCTATTGATGATGCAAATGTAAGAAAAGAAAATTTTCCTCCTCTAAGAGTAAATGAACCTGGTACTTATGATCGAAAACCACTGGAAACTTCTTTGAAAAACAGAATCCCACCCCCGGAGTTACCAGAATTAAAAGCAAAGGAAGCCTACACTGGTAGGGTAACTGAAAAGATTACTACCAGGCAGTATCCACCTTTTGAAAGAGCAAAAAAGCAAACTCCGGAACGAGACAATCTCAACAATGAGGGTAAAGAAGAAATTCATGAGCTTCGGGAAAATATTAAAGAACTAAAGGACTTGGTTAAAACAATTCTCAATGATAACACGAGAGCAAAAAAGCACGATAATGTTACTAATAGTGGTATTGGTTGGGAAAAAGTTAAACAAATTTTGTTAAGTTCTGAGGTAAAAGATAATCTTGCCCAAAAGTTAATTGCTTCGATTCAGGAAACCGGTGTATTAAATGGTTCTGAGTTAGAACAGGGCATGGTAAAAGCAATAGGAGCACAGTTTCCGGTATCTGGTCCACTTAGGTTAAAAAAACAAAAACCTTTGGTTGTCGCTTTTGTTGGTCCTACCGGTTCAGGGAAAACTACTACGCTTGCTAAACTTGCAGCACACTGCAAAATAAATAAAAGCAAGGAGGTCTCAATAATTACTGCGGATACTTATAGAATTGCTGCCATTGAGCAGATAAGAATGTTTGCAGATATTGTAAAAGTAGGGCTCCAGGTTGTTTTTTCTCCAGAGGAAGTGGCAGCTGCATTAGAGGTATGTGGAGATGATGATGTAGTGTTTATAGATACAGCAGGAAGAAGTCAGAGAAACACCGAGCATATGAAAGATTTGACCGATCTTATTTCGGTTTTAAGGCCTGATGAAACCCATCTGGTACTTAGCGCAACGACTAAAGATTCTGATCTTATGGAGAATATAAAATATTACCGGTCTCTTGGAGTAAATCGACTTCTTTTTACAAAGCTTGATGAAACTGTAAAACTCGGTAATATTTATAACACTGTTAGTGAAAGTAGAGTACCAGTATCATACCTTACATTCGGACAAAGTGTTCCTGATGATATAGAATTAGCTAAGGCAACAACATTTGTCTCTCGATTAATGGAAGGGTACCGATTTGAATGA
- a CDS encoding AAA family ATPase, with protein MNDQAQKLREIVKSREIIRGESRVNFQTRHTTLQRCKTLAVTSGKGGVGKSTISLVLSASLSALNKRVLLLDADLGLANVHILTGIAPKKTLSHVVSGECELEDIVLKGPCAVDIIPGASGLEDLANIDAARLEKLRHDFLNLESRYDYMVTDTGAGIGSTVIQFASNADKVILVMSADPTSLADAYAMVKVLYERGNREIAVLVNMVGSDREGIETFDRLNALVIKFLKTPVELIGVLLNDGEVRKNIRAQRMPLALKSRNRFFLRTAALGRKISGVKTVQGKTSFFSKLLGA; from the coding sequence TTGAATGATCAGGCGCAGAAATTAAGAGAAATTGTAAAAAGCCGGGAGATAATCAGAGGTGAGTCCAGGGTAAACTTCCAAACCCGTCACACTACCTTGCAGCGCTGTAAAACACTTGCTGTAACAAGTGGTAAGGGCGGGGTAGGAAAAAGTACTATTTCGCTGGTTCTTTCTGCATCACTCTCCGCACTTAATAAAAGGGTGTTGTTGTTGGATGCTGATCTGGGGCTTGCAAATGTTCATATTTTAACCGGCATCGCCCCCAAAAAAACGCTTTCACATGTTGTATCAGGTGAATGTGAGCTTGAGGATATTGTGCTTAAAGGGCCGTGTGCGGTAGATATTATACCAGGAGCTTCTGGGCTTGAAGATCTTGCCAATATAGATGCGGCACGATTAGAGAAACTGCGCCATGACTTCCTAAACCTTGAAAGCAGATATGATTATATGGTTACCGATACAGGTGCTGGCATAGGATCAACAGTTATACAATTTGCATCTAATGCAGATAAAGTGATTCTGGTGATGTCTGCAGACCCCACATCTTTAGCAGATGCATACGCCATGGTTAAAGTATTATATGAACGAGGTAACAGAGAGATCGCAGTACTAGTGAATATGGTTGGTTCTGATAGGGAAGGTATTGAAACATTTGACAGGCTCAATGCATTAGTGATAAAATTCTTAAAGACGCCTGTTGAGCTTATTGGCGTACTGCTCAATGATGGAGAAGTGCGTAAGAATATTAGGGCTCAGAGAATGCCATTAGCGCTTAAATCGCGTAACCGGTTTTTTTTGAGAACGGCTGCGTTGGGAAGAAAGATCAGCGGTGTTAAAACAGTTCAGGGGAAAACCAGTTTTTTCTCAAAACTGCTGGGTGCTTAG